One window of Paenibacillus sp. FSL K6-3182 genomic DNA carries:
- a CDS encoding copper amine oxidase N-terminal domain-containing protein translates to MAFKQLLNKNLMIASLSSALFLSAAASGATAYGASAVSPAPLQFQIGSTKSIDYRGEHKLAVAPYLQNGIAMVPVRALAEGLQANIQLDAAAKQIILTRAGLAVTLTQNSDAVVGSFIKNVKLPAKVVVIKGTTFIPAKMVAQLLGAKTSWDAKQKKVTVQTSEAALSLHYNFDQGEEGWKGAFADLPVDYNPDIYELQYARELLPLANNKTNYALKLKGMNRSDDLFMFATKKIDGLKPNTVYQASLSFKLYTDQSGGMMGVGGAPGEAVSIKAGFVSKEPQAVKVDSGGDHYYRMNLDKGNQKTEGKDMKIVGNMVQPDDSLKGFQPVAMDYTATLQTNEKGELYVIVGSDSGYEGLTTLYLDDMKIELSPKG, encoded by the coding sequence ATGGCCTTTAAACAATTGTTAAATAAAAACCTCATGATAGCATCTCTTTCGTCCGCTTTATTTCTTAGTGCAGCAGCTAGCGGAGCAACCGCTTATGGCGCTTCAGCCGTTTCACCTGCTCCTCTTCAATTTCAAATAGGAAGCACCAAATCGATTGATTACCGCGGAGAGCATAAGCTTGCGGTGGCGCCTTATTTACAGAACGGCATTGCGATGGTCCCTGTCAGAGCGCTGGCTGAGGGATTGCAAGCAAACATTCAATTGGATGCGGCAGCGAAACAAATTATTTTAACCCGTGCTGGACTTGCAGTGACTCTCACTCAGAATAGTGATGCGGTAGTTGGGAGCTTCATTAAGAACGTGAAGCTGCCTGCCAAAGTTGTTGTTATTAAAGGCACGACCTTCATACCAGCAAAAATGGTAGCACAGCTGTTAGGAGCAAAAACGAGCTGGGACGCGAAGCAGAAAAAAGTTACCGTGCAAACGAGTGAGGCTGCGCTATCGCTTCATTATAACTTTGACCAAGGCGAGGAAGGCTGGAAGGGAGCTTTTGCCGATCTGCCCGTAGACTACAATCCGGATATTTATGAGCTGCAATATGCTAGAGAACTACTTCCTCTTGCGAATAACAAGACCAATTACGCACTGAAGCTTAAAGGGATGAATCGCAGCGATGATTTGTTCATGTTCGCGACGAAGAAGATCGATGGGCTGAAGCCAAATACGGTATATCAAGCATCATTATCCTTTAAGCTGTATACGGATCAATCGGGCGGTATGATGGGGGTTGGCGGAGCTCCTGGAGAGGCTGTCAGCATTAAAGCAGGCTTTGTAAGCAAGGAGCCTCAAGCTGTCAAGGTTGATAGCGGTGGCGATCATTACTATCGAATGAATTTGGATAAAGGCAATCAGAAGACCGAAGGTAAAGATATGAAGATCGTTGGAAACATGGTGCAGCCGGATGATTCGCTGAAAGGCTTTCAGCCAGTCGCCATGGATTATACGGCAACATTGCAAACCAACGAGAAGGGTGAGCTTTATGTCATTGTGGGCAGCGACTCCGGCTATGAGGGTCTGACAACTTTGTACCTCGACGACATGAAAATTGAGCTTTCGCCAAAGGGCTAA
- a CDS encoding cysteine synthase family protein encodes MALYHNIHALIGNTPLVELTGFALPEGVTLYAKLEYKNPGGSVKDRLGVELLNAAFANGQLKPGGTVIEATAGNTGIGLALAAIGRGVSTIFVVPHKFSIEKQQLMRALGAQVVNTPTELGIAGAVQKAEELMKEIPGFYSPRQFSNAANPLTYYKTLGPELWHDLNGAVDVFVAGAGTGGTFMGTAQYLKEQSPKVKTVIVEPEGSILGGGALGPHRIEGIGVEKLAPFMDSSYFDAIHTIKDEDAFTRVKELAQLEGMLVGSSSGAALHAALLEAEAAAPGSRIVTIFPDGSERYLSKQIYNGGA; translated from the coding sequence ATGGCGTTGTATCACAATATCCACGCACTAATTGGCAATACGCCGCTAGTTGAGCTTACAGGTTTTGCGCTGCCGGAAGGTGTAACGCTTTATGCGAAGCTTGAGTATAAAAATCCGGGAGGAAGCGTCAAGGATCGGCTTGGCGTCGAGCTGTTGAATGCCGCATTCGCAAACGGACAGCTGAAGCCCGGAGGAACCGTTATCGAAGCGACAGCAGGCAATACGGGAATAGGTCTGGCATTGGCGGCGATCGGACGGGGAGTATCGACGATCTTTGTTGTCCCCCACAAATTCAGCATAGAGAAGCAGCAATTGATGAGGGCGCTTGGCGCACAAGTTGTAAATACGCCAACAGAGCTTGGCATAGCAGGTGCGGTGCAGAAGGCGGAAGAGCTGATGAAGGAAATACCCGGTTTCTATTCGCCAAGGCAATTTTCTAATGCAGCAAATCCGTTAACCTATTACAAAACGTTAGGCCCCGAGCTATGGCATGATTTGAATGGTGCGGTTGATGTTTTTGTTGCCGGAGCGGGAACAGGGGGCACCTTCATGGGAACAGCGCAGTATTTGAAGGAGCAGAGCCCAAAGGTGAAGACGGTTATTGTTGAGCCGGAAGGCTCCATACTTGGCGGCGGAGCACTAGGGCCGCACAGGATAGAGGGAATTGGTGTGGAGAAGCTGGCTCCATTTATGGATAGCAGCTATTTCGATGCCATTCATACGATAAAGGATGAGGATGCTTTTACAAGGGTGAAGGAGCTGGCGCAGCTCGAAGGAATGCTTGTCGGCAGCTCATCGGGCGCCGCTCTGCATGCTGCGCTGCTTGAAGCGGAAGCAGCTGCGCCCGGCAGCCGAATCGTTACTATTTTTCCAGATGGCAGTGAGCGGTACTTAAGCAAACAAATTTACAACGGAGGTGCTTAA
- a CDS encoding bifunctional cystathionine gamma-lyase/homocysteine desulfhydrase: MRRKTKLIHGGSPFDPFTGAVSVPIYQVSTYKQDDIGVHKGYEYSRTGNPTRHALEQYIADLEEGARGFAFSSGMAAINAVFSLLSAGDHIILTDDVYGGTYRIVTKVLSRLGIEATFADTTSLEDMEKALQLNTKALFVETPTNPLLKVTDIAGVAAWAKARQLLFIVDNTFSTPYWQTPITLGADIVLHSATKYIGGHSDVVAGLAVVSNDKLGEELHFVQNATGGVLGPQDSWLLIRGLKTLGLRMEAHEENAEAIVAYLSRLETIQNIYYPGLPSHPQHELAKRQARGFGGIISFDVGSAEKASAMIKKLKYFTLAESLGAVESLISVPARMTHASIPSERRKQLGITDGLVRISVGIEDSEDLLEDLEQSLKS; the protein is encoded by the coding sequence CTGAGGCGAAAAACAAAGCTCATTCATGGAGGAAGCCCTTTTGACCCTTTTACAGGTGCGGTCAGCGTTCCCATTTACCAAGTGAGCACCTATAAACAGGACGACATCGGCGTTCATAAAGGCTATGAATACTCACGTACGGGCAATCCAACGCGTCATGCACTGGAGCAGTATATTGCTGATTTAGAGGAAGGTGCAAGAGGTTTTGCTTTTAGCTCAGGCATGGCAGCAATTAACGCTGTGTTTTCGCTACTGAGCGCTGGCGATCATATTATTTTGACGGATGATGTGTACGGGGGAACGTATCGCATTGTGACGAAGGTGCTGAGCCGACTGGGGATTGAAGCGACCTTTGCGGATACGACGAGCCTAGAAGATATGGAGAAGGCGCTTCAGCTGAATACAAAAGCATTGTTTGTGGAAACACCGACGAATCCGCTGCTTAAAGTAACGGACATTGCAGGTGTAGCCGCTTGGGCCAAAGCAAGGCAGCTGCTTTTCATTGTGGACAATACGTTTAGCACGCCATATTGGCAAACCCCGATAACACTAGGCGCTGATATCGTGCTTCATTCTGCTACCAAATATATTGGCGGGCATAGCGACGTTGTCGCTGGTCTTGCTGTTGTGAGCAACGATAAGCTGGGGGAAGAGCTGCATTTTGTGCAAAATGCGACGGGAGGCGTGCTTGGTCCTCAGGATTCGTGGCTGCTCATCCGCGGGTTGAAGACACTTGGCCTGCGCATGGAAGCTCATGAAGAGAATGCTGAGGCAATTGTCGCTTATTTATCGCGTTTGGAAACCATTCAAAACATCTATTACCCGGGGCTGCCGAGCCATCCGCAGCATGAGCTTGCGAAGAGGCAGGCACGCGGCTTTGGCGGCATTATATCATTTGACGTAGGCAGCGCGGAGAAAGCGTCTGCGATGATCAAAAAGTTGAAATATTTTACGCTTGCCGAGAGCTTAGGTGCTGTAGAGAGTCTTATTTCCGTTCCCGCGAGAATGACGCATGCATCTATACCAAGCGAGCGGCGGAAGCAGCTTGGCATTACGGATGGTTTAGTGCGAATATCAGTTGGGATTGAAGATAGCGAGGATTTGCTTGAAGATCTGGAGCAGAGTCTTAAGTCATAA
- a CDS encoding ATP-binding protein, producing MINNDLIIESHRKCERYGLNRDELPIFTQRFTDAELKAQQGHYKETIEVISVFVEKFLSTVADDPFFLAISDNEGYILEFRGNASIINQVRQLGIVEGVRYCEEIGTSSVDLCLREQLPIQLVGEDHYQKVLHQLACYTAPFFMEDSGQLLGSISIMTEIQFAHPHLLALLCTIVDSIERELLLRKHNTQLQILNQVLLETDYYGVIIADAQGAIVEINKYCAAILNNSDHETNGCLGTSVFEVGIIGTYFERVMKRSESCVGIELSILVEEKLRYYMLDVVPIYDSERQLTRVVGSLRDITEMKIAEELLRNSEKLVFAGQLAVSIAHEIRNPMTTVKGMLQLSSKTTNPHHYNLMMSELERMNAIVGEYLILGRPQAIQYKEEDCDVILQEVISVFELQFEMNGIQIRSAKVGETKILCDRDQVKQVFLNILKNCMEALPFGGEVNIKLDVVDNYQRIQFIDNGVGMTDEVMRRIGQPFHTTRRDGNGLGMMIVDKIVSSHGGRLSLSSELGVGTIVEVWLPTV from the coding sequence ATGATAAATAACGATTTAATCATAGAATCACATCGAAAATGCGAGCGGTATGGACTTAATCGTGATGAACTGCCTATATTTACCCAGCGGTTTACGGATGCGGAGCTTAAAGCTCAGCAGGGCCATTATAAAGAAACGATTGAAGTTATCAGCGTGTTTGTTGAAAAATTTTTATCGACCGTTGCAGATGACCCTTTTTTCCTTGCCATATCAGACAATGAGGGGTATATCCTTGAGTTCAGAGGCAATGCTTCTATTATTAATCAGGTGCGCCAGCTAGGTATTGTTGAAGGCGTGCGATACTGTGAAGAGATCGGTACGAGCTCGGTTGATCTATGTTTGCGTGAACAGCTGCCTATTCAGCTCGTAGGCGAAGATCATTATCAGAAAGTACTGCATCAGTTAGCTTGTTATACAGCTCCTTTTTTTATGGAGGACAGCGGTCAGCTGCTTGGTTCGATTTCGATCATGACGGAAATTCAGTTTGCCCATCCTCATTTGCTTGCACTTTTATGCACAATCGTTGATTCTATCGAGCGAGAGCTGCTGCTCCGTAAACACAATACACAGCTTCAAATCTTAAATCAGGTTCTTCTGGAAACGGATTATTATGGTGTCATTATTGCCGATGCGCAGGGTGCAATTGTAGAAATAAACAAATACTGCGCTGCGATATTGAACAATTCGGATCATGAAACAAATGGCTGCTTAGGCACAAGTGTATTTGAAGTCGGCATCATTGGTACTTATTTTGAACGAGTTATGAAACGCAGTGAGTCCTGTGTAGGAATCGAGCTATCTATTCTGGTTGAAGAGAAGCTGCGCTACTACATGCTGGATGTGGTTCCTATCTACGACAGCGAGCGCCAGCTTACGCGGGTTGTCGGCAGCTTGCGGGATATTACGGAAATGAAGATCGCGGAAGAACTGCTTCGCAATAGTGAGAAGCTTGTGTTTGCAGGCCAGCTGGCTGTCAGCATCGCACATGAGATTCGCAATCCTATGACTACAGTAAAAGGCATGCTTCAATTGTCCAGCAAAACGACGAACCCCCATCATTACAACTTGATGATGTCAGAGCTGGAGCGGATGAATGCGATTGTGGGCGAATATTTAATATTGGGAAGGCCGCAAGCGATTCAGTATAAAGAAGAAGATTGTGATGTTATTTTGCAAGAGGTCATATCGGTGTTCGAGCTTCAATTTGAGATGAACGGCATTCAAATACGGAGCGCAAAAGTAGGCGAGACAAAAATTCTATGCGACCGTGACCAAGTCAAACAGGTATTTTTAAATATTTTAAAAAATTGTATGGAAGCTCTGCCCTTCGGCGGAGAAGTTAACATTAAGCTCGATGTGGTGGACAATTATCAACGCATTCAATTTATCGATAACGGCGTAGGTATGACTGATGAAGTGATGCGGCGTATTGGACAACCGTTCCATACGACAAGACGGGACGGGAACGGCTTAGGCATGATGATTGTAGATAAAATAGTATCGTCGCATGGGGGACGATTATCGTTGTCCAGCGAGCTTGGTGTAGGTACTATTGTTGAGGTATGGCTCCCTACTGTATAA